The Pseudoalteromonas translucida KMM 520 genome has a window encoding:
- a CDS encoding cytochrome ubiquinol oxidase subunit I, which yields MIDETFVDLSRLQFAVTALFHFLFVPLTIGMTWILVIMESVYVMTGREIYRDMTKFWGKLFGINFAIGVATGLTMEFEFGTNWSYYSHYVGDVFGAPLAIEGLMAFFLESTFVGMFFLGWDRLSKRQHLGATFLMAIGTNMSALWILIANGWMQNPVGAEFNYQTMRMEMTSFAELVFNPVAQVKFIHTVSAGYVAASMFVLGISGYYILKGRDLAFAKRSFSVASGFGLASIFCVILLGDESGYEVGEVQKVKLATIEAEWHTEEAPAAFTLIGFPDSEKQVTHGAVKIPYALGLIATRSLDEQVTGINDLEKQHEVRIRNGMIAYKYLVKLRAGDDTPENVAKFNTLKDDLGYGLLLKRYTPDVVDATEEQIQKAVKDSFPKVGPMFWSFRIMVGCGVLMLGVFILAFYYNAQRVIEQKRWLLWATVLSIPLPWIAIEFGWIVAEYGRQPWAISEILPTFLATSTLTVNDILISLTGFIVFYTGLAIVEGWLMLRFIKQGPSSLHTGKYHFELPNNTTEGRGEQS from the coding sequence ATGATAGATGAAACCTTTGTGGATCTATCGCGATTGCAGTTCGCTGTTACCGCCCTCTTTCACTTCTTATTCGTACCTTTAACCATAGGTATGACTTGGATCTTAGTTATTATGGAATCGGTTTACGTTATGACCGGCCGTGAAATTTATCGCGATATGACTAAGTTTTGGGGAAAATTGTTTGGTATTAACTTTGCAATTGGTGTGGCTACGGGTCTTACCATGGAGTTTGAGTTTGGTACCAACTGGTCTTATTACTCCCATTACGTAGGTGATGTTTTTGGTGCTCCCCTTGCTATTGAAGGTTTGATGGCATTCTTTTTAGAATCGACCTTTGTTGGCATGTTCTTTTTAGGTTGGGACCGACTCTCTAAACGCCAACACTTAGGTGCTACCTTTTTAATGGCAATTGGTACTAACATGTCGGCGTTATGGATTTTAATTGCCAACGGCTGGATGCAAAACCCAGTAGGTGCCGAATTTAATTACCAAACCATGCGCATGGAAATGACCAGCTTTGCTGAGCTGGTATTTAACCCTGTAGCACAGGTTAAATTTATTCATACAGTATCTGCAGGTTATGTTGCTGCGTCTATGTTTGTGCTCGGTATTAGTGGTTATTATATTTTAAAAGGACGCGACTTAGCCTTTGCTAAACGCTCGTTTTCAGTCGCCTCTGGTTTTGGTTTAGCCTCTATTTTTTGTGTTATTTTACTCGGCGATGAATCGGGTTATGAAGTAGGCGAAGTGCAAAAAGTAAAACTGGCTACCATTGAAGCAGAATGGCATACCGAAGAAGCTCCAGCAGCGTTTACACTTATAGGTTTCCCCGATTCAGAAAAACAAGTAACCCACGGTGCAGTAAAAATTCCGTATGCATTAGGGCTTATTGCAACGCGCTCGCTCGATGAGCAAGTAACCGGTATTAACGACCTAGAAAAACAACACGAAGTGCGAATTCGTAACGGTATGATTGCGTACAAATACCTAGTAAAACTACGCGCTGGCGATGACACGCCTGAAAACGTTGCTAAATTTAACACTCTAAAAGACGATTTAGGTTACGGCCTATTACTGAAGCGTTATACGCCAGATGTAGTAGATGCCACTGAAGAGCAAATTCAAAAAGCAGTTAAAGACTCATTCCCTAAAGTGGGCCCAATGTTTTGGTCTTTTCGTATTATGGTTGGCTGTGGCGTATTAATGTTGGGTGTATTTATTCTTGCTTTTTACTATAACGCGCAGCGAGTTATTGAGCAAAAACGTTGGCTATTATGGGCTACTGTTTTAAGTATTCCACTGCCGTGGATAGCCATTGAATTTGGTTGGATTGTGGCTGAATATGGTCGCCAGCCTTGGGCTATTTCTGAAATATTACCAACCTTTTTAGCAACTTCTACGCTAACGGTAAACGATATTTTAATTAGCTTAACTGGGTTTATTGTATTTTATACCGGCTTAGCCATTGTTGAAGGTTGGTTAATGCTACGCTTTATTAAACAAGGCCCAAGCTCACTGCATACCGGTAAGTATCACTTTGAACTACCCAATAACACCACTGAAGGTAGAGGAGAGCAATCATGA
- the cydB gene encoding cytochrome d ubiquinol oxidase subunit II: protein MIFDYETLKMLWWLIIGILLIGFVITDGMDMGVAILLRFVGKTDSERRTVINTIGPHWDGNQVWLITAAGALFAAWPMVYAAAFSGFYFAMMLVLFSLFFRPLGFDYRSKVDSKRWRNNWDWGLLAGSAIPALVFGVAFGNLFLGVPFNIDNLMRVSYQGSFFGLLNPFGLLAGLVSITMLVAHAGMWLQLRTASLVAERSGQYGRYALILFIVLFAAAGFWVANLTGYQIVSMPDTQSHADPLAKVVTTAQGAWLTNYSERPWTMTFPILAFAMALSALLFSKLNKPALGLASTSLMLIGIIMTAGVSLFPFIMPSSNNPNISLTIWDAVSSHMTLNVMFVAVVIFVPIILSYTTWCYVKMWRRVTVEEIENNPHGSY, encoded by the coding sequence ATGATTTTTGATTATGAAACATTAAAAATGCTGTGGTGGTTGATCATAGGCATACTGCTAATTGGCTTTGTAATTACCGACGGCATGGATATGGGTGTAGCCATACTTCTACGTTTCGTAGGTAAAACTGACTCAGAACGTCGTACAGTAATAAACACTATAGGCCCGCATTGGGATGGTAACCAAGTCTGGCTTATAACAGCAGCTGGTGCATTATTTGCTGCGTGGCCTATGGTTTATGCTGCGGCATTCTCGGGCTTTTACTTTGCCATGATGCTAGTACTGTTTTCATTGTTTTTTAGGCCACTAGGGTTTGATTACCGCAGTAAAGTAGATTCAAAACGCTGGCGCAACAACTGGGATTGGGGCTTGCTTGCAGGCAGCGCGATTCCTGCATTAGTATTTGGTGTGGCCTTTGGTAACTTATTTTTAGGCGTACCGTTTAATATTGATAACCTAATGCGTGTGAGCTACCAAGGTTCATTTTTTGGCTTGCTTAACCCATTTGGACTACTTGCTGGTTTGGTCAGTATTACCATGTTGGTTGCTCATGCAGGTATGTGGCTACAACTACGTACTGCTAGCTTAGTTGCAGAGCGCTCAGGGCAATATGGCCGTTATGCACTTATTCTATTTATTGTGCTATTTGCAGCAGCTGGTTTTTGGGTTGCTAATTTAACGGGTTATCAAATTGTATCTATGCCTGATACACAAAGCCACGCAGACCCACTGGCAAAAGTAGTTACAACTGCGCAAGGTGCTTGGCTAACTAATTACAGTGAGCGCCCTTGGACTATGACCTTCCCTATTTTAGCGTTTGCAATGGCACTCAGTGCATTGTTGTTCTCTAAATTAAATAAACCTGCACTAGGGCTTGCTTCAACTAGCTTAATGTTAATAGGCATTATTATGACGGCGGGCGTATCACTGTTCCCCTTTATTATGCCATCAAGCAATAACCCAAATATTAGTTTAACTATTTGGGATGCTGTGTCGAGCCATATGACGCTTAACGTTATGTTTGTTGCCGTAGTTATTTTTGTGCCAATTATTTTATCTTACACCACTTGGTGTTACGTAAAAATGTGGCGTCGCGTTACGGTAGAAGAAATAGAAAACAACCCTCACGGTAGCTACTAA
- the cydX gene encoding cytochrome bd-I oxidase subunit CydX — MWYFAWILGVLLACTLGVINVMWYEFQQNKDSIADDEQVMHDLLKETNTTKNDD, encoded by the coding sequence ATGTGGTATTTCGCTTGGATTTTAGGTGTGCTTTTAGCCTGTACCTTAGGTGTAATAAATGTAATGTGGTATGAGTTTCAGCAAAATAAAGACAGTATTGCTGATGACGAGCAAGTAATGCATGATTTATTAAAAGAGACTAATACAACTAAAAATGACGACTAA
- the cydD gene encoding thiol reductant ABC exporter subunit CydD, with product MTTNTRPDRAQQQSLRAFLKRQSKPAAMLLKLSIALGTVNALLMIAGAYLLAQAIHNVIFEQQSLAEITYLLWPLAGIILLRAVFLALSERFSAYAALKIKSAMRQTLLNKLSLLGPSYVEQHGQGATLNTLHNGVEALHDYYAKYLPGVAYSALIPLAILIVIFPTDYKAGLIFLLTAPLIPFFMILVGSKAEALNQQRWQQLAVLGNYFFDRVQGLTQLKLFNATRIELKQIAKISDDFRHATLSVLKIAFLSSFALEFLATISVALVAVIIGFRLFFGTLDFATGFVVLLLAPEFYLPLRQLGSHYHARLQGISAAADMLIILNAPLPEQQSEHTTDNISATISSITVNNLSFTYPNSDEGIKNINLSLPNKGLIAVVGASGSGKSTLFDCLLGFHPEVIKHISINQQILSTAHIGQLQNRIAWIPQSPTLFYDTIAANIKLAKPNATLQELEHAAKQAGALDFIKALPDGFNTLIGEQGEGLSGGQKQRIALARAFIKQAPILVLDEPTAHLDSETEQVIQHAIADYAKHNLVLVIAHRLNTVKNAEQLIVMHNGKIAQQGCFNSLAAEAGEFATLLQTAQQGAVHA from the coding sequence ATGACGACTAACACCCGCCCAGATCGCGCGCAACAGCAGTCTTTGCGCGCTTTTTTAAAGCGTCAAAGTAAACCCGCTGCAATGCTATTAAAGCTTAGCATTGCACTGGGTACTGTTAACGCATTACTCATGATTGCAGGGGCTTATTTACTTGCTCAGGCTATTCATAATGTAATTTTTGAACAGCAAAGCTTGGCTGAAATCACTTACTTATTATGGCCTTTGGCCGGTATTATTTTACTGCGCGCGGTATTTTTAGCACTAAGTGAACGCTTTAGCGCTTATGCTGCACTTAAAATAAAGTCGGCAATGCGCCAAACCCTACTTAATAAGCTCAGTCTACTTGGGCCAAGCTATGTAGAGCAACATGGCCAAGGTGCTACCCTCAATACATTGCACAATGGTGTAGAAGCGCTACACGATTATTATGCTAAGTACCTACCTGGCGTTGCCTACAGTGCGCTTATTCCGCTGGCTATATTAATCGTTATTTTTCCGACAGATTACAAAGCTGGGCTAATATTTTTATTAACTGCCCCGCTCATTCCTTTTTTTATGATTTTAGTGGGCTCAAAAGCCGAAGCGCTTAATCAACAACGCTGGCAACAACTGGCGGTATTAGGGAATTACTTTTTTGATCGCGTACAAGGGCTTACCCAACTTAAACTATTTAACGCAACTCGCATAGAGCTAAAACAAATTGCTAAAATATCTGATGACTTTAGACACGCAACACTTAGCGTATTAAAAATTGCTTTTTTATCATCATTTGCATTGGAGTTTTTAGCGACCATTAGTGTGGCATTAGTGGCAGTTATTATTGGTTTTAGATTGTTTTTTGGCACACTTGATTTTGCCACTGGTTTTGTAGTTTTACTGTTAGCGCCTGAATTTTATTTGCCGCTGCGTCAATTAGGCAGCCACTATCATGCGCGCTTGCAAGGTATAAGTGCCGCCGCCGACATGCTAATTATTTTAAATGCCCCATTGCCTGAGCAACAAAGTGAACACACTACTGACAACATTAGCGCCACTATAAGCTCAATTACTGTTAATAACCTTAGCTTTACCTACCCAAATAGTGATGAAGGGATAAAAAATATAAACTTATCTCTCCCCAATAAAGGGTTAATTGCCGTTGTTGGTGCCAGTGGCTCTGGTAAAAGTACTCTATTTGATTGCTTATTAGGGTTTCACCCTGAGGTAATTAAGCATATAAGTATTAATCAGCAAATTTTAAGTACTGCACATATTGGGCAATTACAAAATCGCATTGCGTGGATACCGCAATCACCCACGTTATTTTACGACACTATTGCTGCCAATATTAAATTAGCTAAGCCTAATGCAACACTACAAGAGCTTGAACATGCAGCAAAGCAAGCAGGTGCTTTGGATTTTATAAAGGCACTGCCTGATGGTTTTAATACTTTAATTGGCGAGCAAGGTGAGGGGCTTTCTGGTGGTCAAAAGCAACGTATTGCTCTTGCCCGTGCTTTTATAAAACAAGCACCTATATTGGTACTTGACGAGCCTACCGCGCACCTTGATAGCGAAACAGAGCAAGTTATTCAACATGCTATAGCTGATTATGCAAAACATAATTTAGTGCTCGTTATTGCGCACCGGCTCAATACGGTCAAAAATGCTGAGCAACTTATTGTAATGCACAATGGCAAAATAGCTCAGCAAGGTTGCTTTAATAGCTTAGCGGCTGAAGCTGGTGAATTTGCCACTTTACTGCAAACAGCCCAGCAAGGAGCAGTTCATGCATAA
- the cydC gene encoding thiol reductant ABC exporter subunit CydC encodes MHNFIRLLKLCRPHYKAMLLGTFLATITVLANVGLLAISGWFLASMAAAGLAGTQMNYFTPAGTIRFLAIVRTASRYGERLVTHNATFLMLSEIRVSVFSTLSKLNNVDLAMSRSADLVNRLQNDVDALDKFYLNVLLPMLVALLSVPIIMLFMSAYNADVALICFTGIVLIGIVLPAFLSAKLNKNSHKETQLSAQLRSELSDTLTGLRELSIYQAREQQIAKCDDLSEQYNQQLFIRHKALANTDGLSLLVVQLAMIASIVTIAPLVYSNAMVNVELAMLSLFVLASFESVLLLPNAFIELPNVLKAAERLFTLEDKAANANTQYDAAINNNSALQNASLTLKNISYYYDKHPALNDVSFELKPQQKVAIVGRSGSGKTTLVNLLTGLWPLQQGSITLSEQGNCVDLHLLNNDNRAKLINILAQQHHIFDGTLKENLSYAAPNATKAQMLDALAHAQLSPWFTELKSGLNTRLGTGGRNVSQGQSRRIAIAQALLQNPAILVLDEPTEGLDNQSKQSVMHAIMQVMSNASVLTITHDPALLEHMDNIIWLEDGRVIAQGTHQQLLSDPAYTSLTIRF; translated from the coding sequence ATGCATAACTTTATTCGCTTACTAAAACTGTGCCGGCCTCACTACAAAGCCATGTTGTTGGGTACCTTTTTAGCCACTATTACAGTACTTGCTAATGTGGGGTTACTGGCTATATCGGGCTGGTTTTTAGCCTCAATGGCAGCAGCCGGTCTTGCCGGTACACAAATGAATTACTTTACTCCTGCGGGTACTATTCGCTTTTTAGCGATTGTACGCACCGCATCACGGTATGGGGAACGCTTAGTAACTCACAATGCTACTTTTTTAATGCTAAGTGAAATTCGCGTTAGTGTGTTCTCTACCCTCAGTAAACTCAATAATGTTGACTTAGCAATGAGCCGCAGCGCCGATTTAGTTAATCGGCTACAAAACGATGTAGACGCGCTAGATAAGTTTTACTTAAACGTATTATTACCTATGTTAGTTGCACTATTAAGTGTACCTATTATTATGCTGTTTATGTCGGCATACAACGCCGATGTCGCACTTATTTGTTTTACCGGCATTGTCCTAATTGGTATCGTTTTACCCGCTTTTCTTAGCGCTAAATTAAATAAAAACAGCCACAAAGAAACACAGCTAAGTGCACAGCTGCGCTCTGAGCTTTCCGATACTTTAACGGGCCTTAGAGAACTGAGTATTTATCAAGCTCGGGAACAGCAAATTGCTAAGTGCGATGATTTAAGCGAGCAGTATAATCAGCAACTGTTTATTCGCCACAAGGCGCTGGCTAATACCGATGGTTTAAGCTTATTAGTTGTACAACTGGCCATGATCGCAAGTATTGTGACCATAGCGCCTCTGGTTTACAGTAATGCCATGGTTAACGTTGAGCTGGCAATGCTAAGCCTATTTGTGCTCGCCAGCTTTGAGAGTGTGTTACTCCTGCCAAATGCGTTTATTGAATTACCTAATGTGTTAAAAGCTGCTGAACGTTTATTTACGCTTGAAGATAAAGCCGCAAATGCAAATACGCAATATGATGCAGCTATCAATAATAATTCGGCTTTGCAAAACGCCTCTTTAACACTTAAAAACATTAGTTATTATTACGATAAACACCCAGCATTAAATGACGTGAGTTTTGAGCTAAAGCCGCAGCAAAAAGTGGCCATTGTTGGTAGAAGCGGCAGCGGTAAAACAACCTTAGTTAACTTACTCACCGGTTTATGGCCACTACAACAAGGCAGTATTACCTTAAGTGAGCAAGGCAACTGCGTTGATTTGCATTTATTAAACAACGATAACCGAGCAAAGTTAATTAATATTTTGGCTCAACAGCATCATATTTTTGATGGCACTTTAAAAGAAAACCTATCCTATGCAGCGCCTAATGCAACTAAAGCGCAAATGCTAGATGCGCTGGCACATGCACAACTTAGCCCATGGTTTACTGAGTTAAAATCAGGGTTAAATACCCGCTTAGGAACCGGCGGGCGAAATGTATCACAAGGTCAGTCAAGGCGTATTGCAATTGCGCAGGCTTTATTGCAAAACCCCGCTATTTTAGTGCTTGATGAGCCAACAGAAGGGCTAGATAATCAATCTAAACAAAGTGTAATGCATGCCATTATGCAAGTTATGAGTAACGCCAGTGTGCTTACTATTACCCATGATCCTGCCCTGCTTGAACATATGGATAATATAATTTGGTTAGAGGATGGCCGCGTAATAGCACAAGGCACTCATCAGCAATTACTTAGCGATCCTGCTTACACGTCACTTACTATCCGTTTTTAA
- a CDS encoding septal ring lytic transglycosylase RlpA family protein codes for MILKKLTVTFIAIILAGCSSQPLVKSSSGELTQLGKASFYANKYQGRTTANGERFDQQGATAAHLKLAFGTKVKVTNLANNKSVIVRINDRGPYIRGRIIDLSSSMFKKIADPKVGVIDVQVTVIDKAN; via the coding sequence ATGATACTTAAAAAACTCACTGTTACTTTTATTGCTATTATCCTTGCAGGTTGTAGTAGTCAACCACTTGTAAAATCAAGCTCAGGGGAGCTGACACAACTCGGTAAAGCATCATTTTATGCCAATAAATACCAAGGAAGAACCACCGCAAATGGCGAACGTTTTGATCAGCAAGGGGCAACGGCAGCGCATCTTAAGCTGGCCTTTGGTACTAAAGTGAAAGTAACAAACCTAGCAAATAATAAGTCGGTAATAGTGAGAATTAACGACCGAGGTCCTTATATACGCGGGCGTATTATAGATTTATCGAGCAGTATGTTTAAAAAGATAGCCGACCCTAAAGTAGGCGTTATTGATGTGCAAGTTACCGTAATAGATAAAGCGAATTAA
- the lpxA gene encoding acyl-ACP--UDP-N-acetylglucosamine O-acyltransferase has protein sequence MIHPTAIIEPGATLGSNVSVGPYSYIGNDVVIGDNCIIESHVVVKGPSTIGSGNHIFQFASVGEACQDKKYNNEPTSLTIGDNNIIRECVTIHRGTIQDQGVTIIGSNNLFMAYTHVAHDAVIGDNVIFANNASVAGHVHIGDWVILAGNSGIHQFCKVGAHAFVGMYSAINKDVPPFVTTIGIPAGPVAINTEGMKRRGFQSDEIMAVRRAYKVFYRKSLGVDEAIESLSEDAQKYPAVQLMIDFVKSSERGIVR, from the coding sequence GTGATTCATCCAACGGCAATAATCGAACCAGGCGCGACACTAGGCAGTAATGTTTCAGTGGGACCATATAGTTATATTGGCAATGATGTTGTCATTGGTGATAACTGTATTATTGAATCTCATGTTGTAGTTAAAGGCCCATCAACTATCGGTTCTGGAAATCATATTTTTCAGTTTGCGTCGGTTGGTGAAGCATGCCAAGACAAAAAGTACAACAACGAGCCAACATCGCTCACTATTGGTGACAATAATATTATTCGCGAATGCGTTACTATTCACCGTGGCACAATTCAAGATCAGGGCGTAACCATTATAGGTAGTAATAACCTGTTTATGGCCTATACCCATGTTGCTCACGATGCAGTGATTGGCGATAATGTTATATTTGCTAATAACGCTAGTGTAGCAGGGCATGTACATATTGGTGACTGGGTTATTCTTGCGGGCAACTCAGGTATACATCAGTTTTGTAAGGTAGGCGCACATGCATTTGTGGGCATGTATTCTGCTATCAATAAAGATGTACCACCATTTGTTACTACTATAGGTATACCTGCAGGCCCAGTTGCAATTAATACTGAAGGCATGAAACGCCGTGGTTTCCAAAGCGATGAGATAATGGCTGTACGCCGTGCTTATAAAGTATTTTATCGTAAAAGCCTAGGTGTAGATGAAGCAATTGAGTCACTTAGCGAAGATGCGCAAAAGTATCCTGCAGTACAGTTAATGATAGATTTTGTTAAAAGCTCAGAGCGCGGTATCGTACGATAG
- the fabZ gene encoding 3-hydroxyacyl-ACP dehydratase FabZ: MANELNSLDIQEILSLLPHRYPMLLVDRVIDFIPGKSLHAIKNVTINEPIFTGHFPNQPIFPGVLILEAMAQATGLLGFKTVENRSENELYLFAAVDNARFKKPVLPGDTMHLHVEFLKERRNLWKFAAEAKVDGKLVCSAEIMCARREF; the protein is encoded by the coding sequence TTGGCAAACGAATTAAATAGCCTTGATATTCAAGAAATTTTAAGTTTATTACCGCATCGCTACCCGATGTTATTAGTTGATAGAGTAATTGACTTTATACCTGGAAAATCTTTGCATGCTATTAAAAATGTGACTATAAATGAACCCATTTTTACCGGGCATTTCCCAAATCAGCCAATTTTTCCGGGTGTACTAATATTAGAAGCCATGGCTCAAGCAACTGGGTTACTTGGCTTTAAAACGGTTGAAAACCGTAGCGAAAATGAATTGTATTTGTTTGCAGCTGTAGATAATGCACGTTTTAAAAAACCAGTACTTCCTGGTGATACTATGCATTTACATGTTGAGTTTTTAAAAGAACGTCGTAATTTATGGAAGTTTGCAGCAGAAGCAAAAGTCGATGGCAAGCTAGTATGTAGCGCCGAAATTATGTGTGCGAGAAGAGAGTTTTAA
- the lpxD gene encoding UDP-3-O-(3-hydroxymyristoyl)glucosamine N-acyltransferase, translated as MQNYTLSQIAELLSAELQGDGALEITKIATLAHARSGHIAFLANKKYRSQLEATQASAVIVSEADAPYFNGNKLIVSNPYVSYAKLAQLMDTTPRSAATGIHPSAVVHPNATVSKSAAIGANTVIESNAIINDNVQIGPNSFIGEGVKIGSGTKLWSNVTIYHDVEIGSDCLLQANSVIGSDGFGYANERGQWIKIPQLGSVIIGDKVEIGASTTIDRGALDDTIIHSNVIIDNQCQIAHNVEVNSGTAIAGCTVLAGSVTIGKNCQIGGMTAINGHMSVCDGVIITGMSMVTKSITEPGIYSSGIPHTTNKEWRKSIAHLRNLSEMKSRIKALEQLNKP; from the coding sequence ATGCAAAATTATACGCTTTCGCAAATAGCGGAACTTCTAAGCGCCGAGCTGCAAGGTGATGGCGCTTTAGAAATAACAAAAATAGCAACACTTGCACATGCCCGCTCAGGGCATATTGCATTTTTAGCGAATAAGAAATATCGCTCGCAACTTGAAGCTACTCAAGCCAGTGCCGTCATTGTTAGTGAAGCAGATGCTCCTTACTTTAACGGCAATAAACTAATAGTTTCTAATCCGTATGTAAGTTACGCCAAGCTTGCGCAGTTAATGGATACGACGCCACGCTCTGCCGCAACAGGTATTCATCCAAGTGCGGTTGTTCACCCAAATGCGACAGTAAGTAAAAGTGCCGCTATTGGCGCTAATACGGTAATTGAAAGCAATGCGATAATTAACGATAACGTACAAATTGGTCCGAACAGTTTTATTGGTGAAGGTGTTAAAATAGGCTCAGGCACTAAGCTTTGGTCGAATGTAACTATTTATCATGATGTTGAAATTGGCTCAGATTGTTTGTTGCAAGCCAACAGCGTTATAGGTAGTGATGGTTTTGGTTATGCTAATGAACGTGGGCAATGGATTAAAATCCCTCAGCTTGGCTCTGTTATTATTGGTGATAAAGTTGAAATTGGCGCAAGTACTACGATTGATCGTGGCGCACTTGACGATACTATTATCCATAGCAATGTAATTATTGATAACCAATGCCAAATAGCACATAACGTTGAAGTTAACTCAGGCACAGCTATTGCTGGTTGTACTGTACTTGCTGGTAGTGTCACCATAGGTAAAAACTGCCAAATTGGTGGTATGACAGCAATTAATGGTCACATGAGCGTCTGTGATGGTGTTATAATTACGGGTATGAGTATGGTGACAAAATCAATCACCGAGCCAGGTATCTATTCATCTGGTATACCTCATACTACAAACAAAGAATGGCGTAAATCAATCGCTCACTTGCGTAACCTTTCTGAAATGAAAAGCCGTATTAAAGCACTTGAGCAATTAAATAAGCCATAA
- a CDS encoding OmpH family outer membrane protein: protein MNKLFKSTAVAVLATLMMGTSVSAFAHKVGIVDMQEIYKQIPQMAKIEQSLQTEFAERRQELEKLQGDIRFEAEKFKRESTTMSQAQKDKLRDKIQGMQKNLAEVGRPLEQEIKARQNQELAKVQGLIIKTIEDIAKDGDFDEVKVKDTTIYFNPKKVTDLSNKVVAAVSKK from the coding sequence GTGAATAAATTATTTAAATCAACGGCAGTAGCTGTTTTAGCAACACTTATGATGGGCACCTCGGTAAGTGCATTTGCACATAAAGTAGGTATTGTAGACATGCAAGAAATCTACAAGCAAATACCACAAATGGCTAAAATTGAGCAATCTCTACAAACAGAGTTTGCAGAGCGCCGTCAAGAGTTAGAAAAGCTACAAGGCGATATTCGCTTTGAAGCTGAAAAATTCAAGCGTGAAAGTACCACTATGAGCCAAGCGCAAAAAGATAAACTGCGTGACAAAATTCAGGGTATGCAAAAAAACCTTGCTGAAGTAGGTCGTCCACTTGAACAAGAAATTAAAGCACGCCAAAACCAAGAACTTGCAAAAGTGCAGGGTTTAATTATTAAAACAATTGAAGACATTGCTAAAGATGGCGACTTTGATGAAGTTAAGGTTAAAGATACAACTATTTACTTTAACCCTAAAAAAGTAACTGACCTTTCTAATAAAGTAGTTGCTGCAGTGAGTAAGAAATAA